A window of the Streptomyces luomodiensis genome harbors these coding sequences:
- a CDS encoding peptidyl-tRNA hydrolase, with protein sequence MTSTETGTPSPRTSPFRHAESDRDAAPQFVLPMVVRIEKAAPPTRTDALETAARAVLVLLSDERATAEGGEWTQAVRDWQDARIRKVVRRARGADWRRAAGLPGITVTGRTPATATAENGDGDGDGAPSAAEVRVFPPVPLDGWPKELAKLQVSGTDLDDPEPPAAPDLTGPVLWLSPHVRMSAGKAMAQAGHGAQLAWWELDDAARAAWRGAGFPLAVRTASAERWDELTRSGLPVVRDAGFTEIAPGLTVAVEGGSRFCPLPRKPRR encoded by the coding sequence GTGACCAGCACCGAGACCGGTACCCCCAGCCCCCGCACCAGCCCCTTCCGGCACGCCGAGTCCGACCGGGACGCCGCGCCGCAGTTCGTCCTGCCCATGGTGGTCCGGATCGAGAAGGCCGCGCCCCCGACCCGTACGGACGCCCTGGAGACGGCGGCGCGGGCGGTGCTGGTGCTGCTGTCGGACGAGCGGGCGACGGCCGAGGGCGGCGAGTGGACCCAGGCCGTACGGGACTGGCAGGACGCCCGCATCCGCAAGGTCGTACGGCGGGCGCGCGGCGCGGACTGGCGGCGCGCGGCCGGGCTGCCGGGCATCACGGTCACGGGCCGGACCCCCGCCACGGCCACGGCCGAGAACGGGGACGGGGACGGGGACGGGGCCCCGTCGGCCGCCGAGGTGCGGGTGTTCCCGCCGGTGCCGCTGGACGGCTGGCCCAAGGAGCTGGCCAAGCTCCAGGTCTCCGGCACCGACCTGGACGACCCCGAGCCGCCGGCCGCCCCCGATCTCACCGGTCCGGTGCTGTGGCTGAGCCCCCATGTGCGGATGTCGGCGGGCAAGGCCATGGCCCAGGCCGGGCACGGCGCGCAGCTGGCCTGGTGGGAGCTGGACGACGCGGCGCGGGCGGCCTGGCGCGGGGCCGGGTTCCCGCTGGCGGTGCGTACGGCGTCGGCCGAGCGGTGGGACGAACTCACCAGGAGCGGGCTGCCGGTGGTGCGCGACGCGGGGTTCACCGAGATCGCCCCCGGGCTGACCGTTGCGGTCGAAGGAGGCTCCCGGTTCTGCCCCCTGCCGCGCAAGCCGCGCCGGTAA
- a CDS encoding molybdopterin-dependent oxidoreductase, with protein MSHRPHTDRNRPALWRSPLRGPWLTSVFGLVLLVGIPVLFVTGLLSYAAYNPDLSPVNDETPDKGLLGFYLFSWPTRPSWLYRVTQGVHVTLGIVLVPVLLAKLWSVIPRLFAWPPVRSVGYALERISLLALVGGGLFEFVTGVLNVQLDYVFPGSFYPLHFYGAWIFMAAFVVHVALRLPRMARSLRGRDLRAELRTPVSATRPEPPDDTGLVSPRPAAPTMSRRGALAMVGTGSFALLVVTAGQSIGGPLRTSALLAPHGRDPGRGPNGFQINKTAVGVGIRARDIGPGWRLVVRGATGRETVLTRQQLLRLPGHGAALPIACVEGWSTSDQRWEGVRLTDLAALVGHADRPPKVLVESVQRHGSFRSVVLSDTQVRDPRSLLALKVNGADLSPDHGYPARIIVPGAPGVHNIKWVGRLTFGERA; from the coding sequence ATGAGCCACCGCCCCCACACCGACCGCAACCGTCCCGCCCTATGGCGGAGCCCGCTCCGCGGCCCCTGGCTGACCTCCGTCTTCGGCCTGGTCCTGCTCGTCGGCATCCCCGTGCTCTTCGTGACCGGTCTGCTGTCGTACGCGGCCTACAACCCCGATCTGTCCCCGGTCAACGACGAGACCCCGGACAAGGGGCTGCTCGGCTTCTACCTCTTCTCCTGGCCGACCCGCCCCTCCTGGCTCTACCGCGTCACCCAGGGCGTGCACGTCACCCTCGGCATCGTGCTCGTGCCGGTGCTGCTGGCGAAGCTGTGGTCGGTCATCCCCAGACTCTTCGCCTGGCCGCCGGTGCGGTCGGTCGGGTACGCGCTGGAGCGGATCTCGCTGCTCGCGCTGGTCGGCGGCGGGCTGTTCGAGTTCGTGACCGGGGTGCTCAACGTCCAGCTGGACTACGTCTTCCCCGGGTCGTTCTACCCGCTCCACTTCTACGGGGCATGGATCTTCATGGCGGCCTTCGTGGTCCATGTGGCGCTGCGCCTGCCGCGTATGGCGCGGTCGCTGCGCGGCCGCGACCTGCGGGCGGAACTGCGCACGCCGGTGTCGGCCACCCGGCCGGAGCCGCCCGACGACACCGGCTTGGTCAGCCCGCGCCCGGCCGCGCCGACCATGTCCCGGCGGGGCGCGCTCGCGATGGTCGGCACCGGCTCGTTCGCGCTGCTGGTGGTGACGGCCGGGCAGAGCATCGGCGGCCCGCTGCGCACCAGCGCCCTGCTCGCCCCGCACGGGCGCGACCCGGGACGGGGGCCGAACGGCTTCCAGATCAACAAGACCGCCGTGGGGGTCGGCATCCGCGCCCGTGACATCGGGCCCGGCTGGCGGCTGGTGGTGCGGGGCGCGACCGGCCGCGAAACCGTCCTCACCCGGCAGCAGCTGCTGCGGCTGCCGGGACACGGCGCGGCGCTGCCCATCGCCTGTGTGGAGGGCTGGTCCACGTCCGACCAGCGGTGGGAGGGGGTACGGCTGACCGACCTCGCCGCGCTGGTGGGACATGCCGACCGGCCGCCGAAGGTCCTGGTGGAGTCGGTGCAGCGGCACGGTTCCTTCCGCAGCGTCGTCCTGAGCGACACCCAGGTCCGCGACCCGCGCTCACTGCTGGCCCTGAAGGTCAACGGCGCGGACCTGTCGCCGGACCACGGCTATCCGGCGCGGATCATCGTGCCGGGGGCGCCGGGGGTGCACAACATCAAGTGGGTCGGCCGGCTGACGTTCGGGGAGAGGGCATGA
- a CDS encoding NAD-dependent epimerase/dehydratase family protein — MRVLVTGGAGFIGSHIVTALIDHGHEPVVLDALLPAAHPAPPPVDGEWLHADVRDREAVTAALGGVDAVCHQAAMVGLGKDFADAPAYVGCNDLGTAVLLAAMAERGVRELVLAGSMVVYGEGRYDCPRHGRVRPGPRAEADLAAGRFEPGCPECGTPLRPGRVAEDAPADPRNVYATTKLAQEHLAAVWARSVGGRAVSLRYHNVYGPGMPRDTPYAGVASFFRSALARGEAPTVFEDGGQRRDFVHVRDVAAANVAALEAAPEAVAPSALTAYNTGSDDPHTVGEMAAALATAFGGPAPVVTGEYRLGDVRHITASSRRIREALGWHAAVPFTEGMTEFAHAPQRAGV, encoded by the coding sequence ATGCGCGTACTGGTCACCGGAGGTGCGGGCTTCATCGGCTCGCACATCGTCACCGCCCTCATCGATCACGGCCATGAGCCGGTCGTCCTCGACGCCCTGCTGCCGGCCGCCCATCCGGCGCCGCCTCCCGTGGACGGGGAGTGGCTCCACGCCGATGTGCGGGACCGGGAGGCGGTGACCGCGGCGCTGGGCGGGGTGGACGCCGTATGCCATCAGGCGGCGATGGTCGGACTCGGCAAGGACTTCGCGGACGCCCCGGCCTACGTGGGCTGCAACGACCTGGGCACGGCGGTGCTGCTGGCGGCGATGGCCGAGCGCGGGGTGCGCGAGCTGGTGCTGGCCGGGTCGATGGTCGTCTACGGGGAGGGGCGCTACGACTGCCCCCGGCACGGCCGGGTCCGTCCCGGTCCGCGCGCCGAGGCGGATCTCGCGGCGGGCCGCTTCGAACCCGGCTGCCCGGAGTGCGGCACGCCGCTGCGGCCCGGTCGGGTGGCGGAGGACGCACCGGCCGATCCCCGCAATGTGTACGCGACCACGAAGCTGGCCCAGGAGCATCTGGCGGCGGTCTGGGCCCGGTCGGTGGGCGGCCGTGCGGTGTCGCTGCGCTACCACAATGTGTACGGGCCGGGGATGCCGCGCGACACCCCGTACGCGGGGGTCGCCTCCTTCTTCCGCTCGGCCCTGGCGCGCGGCGAGGCACCCACGGTCTTCGAGGACGGCGGCCAGCGCCGCGACTTCGTCCATGTCCGGGACGTGGCCGCGGCCAACGTCGCCGCCCTGGAGGCGGCGCCGGAGGCGGTGGCCCCGTCCGCGCTGACCGCGTACAACACCGGCAGCGACGACCCCCATACGGTGGGCGAGATGGCCGCGGCCCTGGCCACGGCGTTCGGCGGCCCGGCGCCCGTGGTGACGGGCGAATACCGGCTGGGCGACGTACGGCACATCACCGCGTCGTCGCGGCGGATCCGCGAGGCGCTGGGCTGGCACGCGGCGGTCCCCTTCACCGAGGGCATGACCGAGTTCGCCCACGCCCCACAGCGCGCGGGAGTCTGA
- a CDS encoding methyltransferase domain-containing protein: MSTAESVHNGSVRGEPVREASVRERAPSRRAGAPWHADPYVRALRAGRGPLFLRRADGWMLPLDVERWCADPDAADRTVLRRCQSPTLDIGCGPGRLVAALALLGRPCLGIDVSQAAVARTLRAGGPALCRSVFEPLPGEGRWGTALLIDGNIGIGGDPRALLARVAQLIVPGGLLLVEAAAADVDERVRVRVDDGRGGVGTAFPWARVGIPALLHHARTAGWAPAEQWTAQDRGFMALRRTPPGPRSATER; encoded by the coding sequence ATGAGCACGGCCGAGTCGGTGCACAACGGATCGGTGCGCGGAGAGCCGGTGCGCGAAGCGTCGGTGCGCGAGCGGGCTCCCTCCCGCCGCGCGGGCGCCCCATGGCACGCCGACCCCTACGTCCGAGCGCTGCGCGCGGGCCGAGGACCGCTGTTCCTGCGCCGCGCCGACGGCTGGATGCTGCCCCTGGACGTCGAACGCTGGTGTGCCGACCCCGACGCGGCCGACCGGACCGTGCTGCGGCGATGTCAGAGCCCGACGCTCGACATCGGCTGCGGACCCGGCCGGCTGGTGGCCGCGCTGGCCCTGCTGGGCCGCCCCTGCCTGGGTATCGACGTCAGCCAGGCGGCCGTCGCCCGTACGCTCCGTGCGGGCGGGCCCGCGCTGTGCCGCTCGGTCTTCGAACCGCTGCCCGGGGAGGGACGCTGGGGCACGGCGCTGCTGATCGACGGCAACATCGGCATCGGCGGCGATCCGCGGGCCCTGCTGGCGCGCGTCGCCCAGCTGATCGTCCCCGGCGGGCTGCTGCTGGTGGAGGCGGCCGCGGCCGATGTGGACGAGCGGGTGCGCGTACGCGTGGACGACGGGCGGGGCGGAGTGGGCACGGCCTTCCCCTGGGCCCGGGTCGGCATCCCGGCCCTGCTGCACCACGCACGCACGGCCGGCTGGGCCCCGGCCGAGCAGTGGACCGCGCAGGACCGCGGCTTCATGGCGCTCCGCCGCACACCGCCCGGACCCCGATCCGCCACGGAGCGCTGA
- a CDS encoding class I SAM-dependent methyltransferase, translating into MTVTTAPAAQRPRSLNDVKGWFPSLDQVLFDRFLSRQERLGQHGDLMEMGVYMGKSAIFTAAYLRSHERFTVCDLFDGEAPDEKNAAEARKSYSTLTRTAFEQNYLAFWNELPYVIQGPTSVVPDHVGADTCRFIHVDASHLYEHVAGDIDTAHTALVPDGLVVLDDFRSEHTPGVAAAAWEAVFTRGLRPICLSTQKLYGTWGDPEPIQDELLADEQWRKGMHTSVQEIAGRRVLRFSGKPANPAAPPSRYAHEPRDPAPAPRPASTAPGPAGPATRRPTTVRRIAADVLPPVVTRAIRRRRG; encoded by the coding sequence ATGACGGTCACCACCGCCCCCGCGGCCCAGCGTCCCCGCAGCCTCAACGACGTCAAGGGCTGGTTCCCCAGCCTCGACCAAGTGCTGTTCGACCGCTTCCTGAGCCGTCAGGAGCGCCTCGGACAGCACGGGGACCTGATGGAGATGGGCGTCTACATGGGCAAGAGCGCCATCTTCACCGCCGCCTATCTGCGGTCGCACGAGCGGTTCACGGTCTGCGACCTCTTCGACGGGGAGGCGCCGGACGAGAAGAACGCGGCGGAGGCGCGCAAGTCGTACTCCACCCTGACCCGCACCGCCTTCGAGCAGAACTACCTGGCGTTCTGGAACGAGCTGCCGTACGTCATCCAGGGCCCGACCTCCGTCGTGCCCGACCACGTCGGCGCGGACACCTGCCGCTTCATCCACGTGGACGCCTCGCATCTGTACGAGCACGTGGCGGGCGACATCGACACCGCGCACACCGCGCTGGTGCCCGACGGGCTCGTCGTCCTCGACGACTTCCGCTCCGAGCACACCCCCGGGGTGGCCGCCGCGGCCTGGGAGGCGGTGTTCACCCGGGGCCTGCGGCCCATCTGCCTGTCCACGCAGAAGCTCTACGGCACCTGGGGCGACCCGGAGCCGATCCAGGACGAGCTGCTCGCGGACGAGCAGTGGCGCAAGGGGATGCACACCAGCGTGCAGGAGATCGCGGGCCGGAGGGTGCTGCGGTTCTCCGGGAAACCCGCGAACCCGGCCGCGCCCCCGTCCCGCTACGCCCATGAGCCGCGCGACCCCGCCCCGGCGCCGCGCCCCGCCTCCACCGCACCGGGGCCCGCCGGCCCCGCCACGCGCCGTCCCACCACGGTCCGGCGGATCGCCGCCGACGTCCTCCCGCCGGTCGTCACCCGTGCGATCCGCCGCCGCAGGGGGTAG
- a CDS encoding ABC transporter — translation MIALLRYQAALLVRSHRWLPPLLLYGAFLGIGVRSGQPILDSLGYAAAALLPVAAWLVRVCVTNEPAAARSCAAAAVGPGRVHLASVLTALGAALVLGTAGTLFVAAVSDPHGADHRHRVPVPEATVAGLLAAVACALLGAAVGALCNRPLLRRPGWAIPSTMGAALLVSVAGASPANAAVSGLVDGSHSGTVPMPLLPLALTGAAAAGATALACALSSRRS, via the coding sequence GTGATCGCGCTGCTGCGCTACCAGGCGGCCCTGCTGGTCCGTTCCCACCGCTGGCTGCCACCGCTGCTGCTGTACGGCGCGTTCCTGGGGATCGGGGTGCGGTCCGGGCAGCCGATCCTCGACTCGCTCGGCTACGCGGCCGCCGCCCTGCTGCCCGTCGCCGCCTGGCTGGTGCGGGTGTGCGTCACCAACGAGCCCGCCGCGGCGCGCTCCTGCGCCGCGGCGGCGGTGGGGCCGGGCCGGGTGCACCTCGCCTCCGTGCTGACCGCGCTGGGCGCCGCGCTGGTGCTCGGCACCGCCGGGACGCTGTTCGTCGCGGCCGTCAGCGATCCGCACGGCGCGGACCACCGGCACCGGGTCCCCGTGCCGGAGGCGACCGTCGCCGGGCTGCTCGCCGCGGTCGCGTGCGCCCTGCTCGGCGCGGCCGTCGGCGCGCTGTGCAACCGGCCGCTGCTGCGCCGCCCCGGCTGGGCGATCCCCTCCACCATGGGCGCCGCGCTGCTGGTGTCGGTGGCCGGCGCCTCGCCCGCGAACGCCGCCGTGTCGGGGCTGGTCGACGGCTCGCACAGCGGCACCGTGCCGATGCCGCTGCTGCCCCTGGCCCTGACCGGCGCGGCCGCCGCCGGGGCGACCGCGCTGGCCTGCGCGCTCAGCTCCCGCCGGTCGTAG
- a CDS encoding response regulator transcription factor, whose product MEQNPPAGRVLVVDDDPTVAEVVAGYLGRAGFAVDRAADGPGALARAAARRPDLVVLDLMLPGMDGLEVCRALRDQGPVPVIMLTARGDEEDRILGLEIGADDYVTKPFSPRELVLRVESVLRRGRTGPHGSASSATARDGVAHRAGITLDPLARRATRDGRELALTVREFDLLAFLVRHPGVAFTREELMREVWGWDFGDLSTVTVHVRRLRGKVEDDPAAPRLIQTVWGVGYRFDTPPEADGDGHDERRGGGRDEGRGGGRDEGRGERRGVGRDEGRDEGRDERRGVGPGRGRDA is encoded by the coding sequence ATGGAACAGAACCCACCAGCCGGCCGGGTGCTCGTCGTGGACGACGACCCGACCGTGGCCGAGGTCGTCGCCGGATACCTCGGCCGGGCCGGTTTCGCCGTGGACCGGGCCGCCGACGGCCCCGGCGCGCTCGCCCGCGCCGCCGCCCGCCGGCCGGACCTGGTCGTCCTCGACCTGATGCTGCCCGGTATGGACGGGCTCGAGGTGTGCCGCGCGCTGCGGGACCAGGGCCCGGTGCCGGTCATCATGCTCACCGCCCGCGGCGACGAGGAGGACCGGATCCTCGGCCTGGAGATCGGCGCGGACGACTACGTCACCAAGCCGTTCAGCCCACGGGAGCTGGTGCTGCGGGTGGAGTCGGTGCTGCGCCGTGGCCGGACCGGTCCGCACGGCTCCGCCTCGTCCGCCACCGCCCGGGACGGTGTGGCGCACCGGGCCGGGATCACCCTCGACCCGCTGGCCCGGCGCGCCACCCGGGACGGCCGGGAACTCGCGCTGACCGTGCGCGAGTTCGACCTGCTGGCCTTTCTGGTGCGCCACCCGGGGGTGGCCTTCACCCGCGAGGAGCTGATGCGCGAGGTGTGGGGCTGGGACTTCGGTGATCTGTCCACCGTCACCGTCCATGTGCGGCGGCTGCGCGGAAAGGTCGAGGACGATCCCGCCGCGCCCCGGCTCATCCAGACCGTGTGGGGCGTCGGCTACCGCTTCGACACCCCGCCCGAGGCCGATGGCGACGGACACGACGAGCGACGGGGCGGTGGACGGGACGAGGGACGGGGCGGCGGACGGGACGAGGGACGGGGCGAGCGGCGGGGCGTCGGACGGGACGAGGGACGGGACGAGGGACGGGACGAGCGGCGGGGCGTCGGACCGGGGCGGGGCCGCGATGCGTGA
- a CDS encoding sensor histidine kinase, giving the protein MRDVFLMAAFAFLGAAAAGLLGAFALRLVRGRSVAVSLTVVAAVAVTAMLTGTLAVAWAMFLSPHDLTVVTTVCAMAAVVSLATALLLGRWVVARSNALALAARSFGDGGSFAAPDGQATAELAALGRELAATSAKLAASRERERALESSRRELVAWISHDLRTPLAGLRAMSEALEDGVAPDPARYLRRIRTEVDRLNTMVGDLFELSRIHAGALSLAPTRISVYDLVGDALAGVDPLARELGVQVIGGRVDPVPVEVDGKEMTRVLGNLLVNAVRRTPADGTVAVAAEREADTVVLSVTDGCGGIPEEDLPRVFDTGWRGSHARTPPAGAGLGLAIVRGIVEAHDGQAAVRNVEGGCRFEVRLPAATPT; this is encoded by the coding sequence ATGCGTGATGTGTTCCTGATGGCGGCGTTCGCCTTCCTCGGCGCCGCGGCGGCCGGTCTGCTGGGCGCGTTCGCGCTGCGGCTGGTGCGCGGCCGTTCGGTCGCGGTGTCCCTGACCGTCGTCGCCGCCGTCGCGGTCACGGCGATGCTCACCGGCACGCTGGCCGTCGCCTGGGCGATGTTCCTGTCCCCGCACGACCTGACGGTGGTCACCACCGTCTGCGCCATGGCCGCCGTGGTGTCCCTGGCGACCGCGCTGCTGCTGGGCCGCTGGGTGGTGGCGCGCAGCAACGCGCTGGCGCTCGCCGCCCGCTCCTTCGGGGACGGCGGAAGCTTCGCCGCCCCCGACGGCCAGGCCACCGCCGAACTCGCGGCGCTCGGCCGTGAACTGGCCGCCACCAGTGCCAAGCTCGCCGCCTCCCGTGAGCGTGAGCGAGCCCTGGAGTCCTCCCGCCGGGAGCTGGTCGCGTGGATCTCCCACGATCTGCGCACCCCGTTGGCGGGGCTGCGCGCGATGTCCGAGGCGCTGGAGGACGGGGTGGCCCCGGACCCGGCCCGCTACCTCCGCCGGATCCGCACCGAGGTGGACCGGCTGAACACGATGGTCGGCGACCTCTTCGAGCTCTCCCGCATCCACGCCGGAGCGCTGTCCCTCGCCCCCACCCGGATCTCCGTCTACGACCTGGTCGGCGACGCCCTGGCCGGGGTCGATCCGCTCGCCCGCGAGCTGGGCGTCCAGGTGATCGGCGGCCGTGTGGACCCCGTTCCGGTGGAGGTCGACGGCAAGGAGATGACCCGTGTGCTCGGCAATCTCCTGGTCAACGCCGTCCGCCGCACCCCGGCGGACGGCACGGTCGCGGTGGCCGCCGAGCGCGAGGCGGACACCGTCGTGCTGTCGGTCACCGACGGCTGCGGCGGGATACCGGAGGAGGACCTTCCGCGCGTCTTCGACACGGGCTGGCGCGGCAGCCACGCCCGCACACCCCCGGCGGGCGCCGGTCTGGGCCTCGCCATCGTCCGGGGCATCGTGGAGGCCCACGACGGACAGGCCGCGGTCCGCAACGTCGAGGGCGGCTGCCGCTTCGAGGTCCGCCTCCCCGCCGCCACCCCCACCTGA
- a CDS encoding TIGR04282 family arsenosugar biosynthesis glycosyltransferase: protein MLVIAKEPIPGRVKTRLAPPYTFAEAASLAEAALTDTLHAALTMPAHRRVLVLDGHPGPWLPPGFEVVRQCDGGLDERLAAAFAACQGPTLLIGMDTPQVTPALLAPALGTDGWQDRDAWFGPAADGGFWALGLAEPDPGLLRGVPMSTAATGAAQRRRLTDAGLRVGDLPVLRDVDTAEDAERVAADAPGGRFARTLARLSRASAR, encoded by the coding sequence CTGCTCGTCATCGCCAAAGAACCCATCCCAGGGCGGGTGAAGACCAGACTCGCTCCCCCGTACACCTTCGCCGAGGCCGCCTCGCTCGCCGAGGCGGCCCTCACCGACACCCTGCACGCCGCGCTCACGATGCCCGCCCACCGCAGGGTGCTGGTGCTCGACGGACACCCCGGGCCGTGGCTGCCGCCGGGCTTCGAGGTGGTGCGGCAGTGCGACGGCGGTCTGGACGAACGGCTCGCCGCGGCCTTCGCCGCCTGCCAGGGCCCCACCCTGCTGATCGGCATGGACACTCCGCAGGTCACCCCGGCTCTCCTCGCCCCCGCGCTGGGCACGGACGGCTGGCAGGACCGCGACGCCTGGTTCGGCCCGGCCGCCGACGGCGGCTTCTGGGCCCTGGGCCTGGCGGAACCGGACCCCGGTCTGCTGCGGGGCGTGCCGATGTCCACCGCCGCGACCGGTGCCGCACAGCGGCGCCGGCTGACCGACGCGGGGCTGCGGGTGGGCGACCTGCCGGTGCTGCGCGACGTGGACACGGCCGAGGACGCCGAGCGCGTGGCGGCCGACGCCCCGGGCGGGCGGTTCGCCCGGACCCTCGCCCGGCTGTCCCGGGCCTCTGCGCGATGA
- a CDS encoding glycosyltransferase family 2 protein has translation MVRVTNSSTPSADVVLPCLDEAAALPWVLARIPDGWRAIVVDNGSTDGSAAIARAHGATVVHEPRRGFGAACHAGLLAAEADIVCFCDCDASLDPGLLLAFVRTVEAGGADLVLGRRRPRERGAWPVHARLGNIALTRMLRRRTGLALGDLGPLRAARREPLLALGLTDRRSGYPLQMVVRAADAGWRIAERDVPYRPRTGKSKVTGTWRGTWQTVRDMRAVLRQPPVVRDLAATPRAAR, from the coding sequence GTGGTGCGGGTGACGAACTCCTCCACCCCCTCCGCGGACGTCGTCCTGCCGTGTCTGGACGAGGCCGCCGCCCTGCCCTGGGTGCTGGCCCGCATCCCCGACGGCTGGCGCGCGATCGTCGTCGACAACGGCTCCACGGACGGCTCGGCCGCGATCGCCCGCGCCCATGGCGCCACCGTCGTGCACGAGCCCCGCCGTGGTTTCGGGGCCGCGTGCCACGCCGGACTGCTCGCCGCCGAGGCCGACATCGTCTGCTTCTGCGACTGCGACGCCTCGCTCGACCCCGGGCTGCTGCTCGCCTTCGTGCGGACCGTCGAGGCGGGCGGTGCCGACCTCGTGCTGGGACGGCGACGGCCCCGGGAGCGGGGGGCCTGGCCGGTGCACGCCCGGCTCGGCAACATCGCGCTCACCCGCATGCTGCGCCGGCGCACCGGCCTCGCGCTGGGCGACCTCGGCCCCCTGCGGGCCGCCCGGCGCGAACCGCTGCTCGCCCTCGGCCTCACCGATCGCCGTAGCGGCTACCCACTGCAGATGGTCGTGCGCGCCGCGGACGCGGGCTGGCGGATCGCGGAGCGGGACGTGCCGTACCGGCCGCGCACCGGGAAGTCGAAGGTCACCGGCACCTGGCGGGGCACCTGGCAGACGGTGCGCGATATGCGGGCCGTGCTGCGCCAGCCGCCGGTGGTCCGCGACCTGGCCGCCACCCCTCGGGCCGCGCGGTGA
- a CDS encoding glucose 1-dehydrogenase: protein MGKYDGKHVVITGGSSGFGLATAQLLVDEGARVLITGRNQATLDAARDQLGDNAIAVRSDAASLPDIDALADRVKAEFGTVDALFANAGVNGFAPFEETSEELFDQLLTINAKGPYFTVQKLVPLLAEGSGVVLTTSVANVLGLPALSAYAASKAALRSMTRGLARELLPRKIRVNAVSPGPIDSGILEKSMPKEAAEQTKAQMAADNPMLRMGTPAEVARAVAFLAFDATFTTGAELAVDGGGSQI, encoded by the coding sequence ATGGGCAAGTACGACGGTAAGCATGTCGTGATCACGGGAGGCAGCAGCGGTTTTGGTCTGGCCACCGCCCAGCTGCTCGTGGACGAAGGGGCGCGCGTCCTGATCACCGGGCGAAACCAGGCCACGCTGGACGCCGCCCGCGACCAGCTCGGCGACAACGCGATCGCGGTCCGCAGCGACGCGGCGTCGCTGCCCGACATCGACGCGCTGGCCGACCGGGTGAAGGCCGAATTCGGCACGGTGGACGCCCTGTTCGCCAATGCCGGGGTCAACGGTTTCGCACCGTTCGAGGAGACCAGCGAGGAGCTCTTCGACCAGCTGCTGACCATCAACGCCAAGGGCCCCTACTTCACGGTGCAGAAGCTGGTTCCGCTGCTGGCCGAAGGCAGCGGCGTGGTGCTCACCACCTCGGTCGCGAACGTGCTGGGCCTGCCCGCGCTCAGCGCGTACGCGGCCAGCAAGGCGGCGCTGCGCTCCATGACCCGCGGCCTGGCCCGGGAGCTGCTCCCGCGGAAGATCCGCGTCAACGCGGTCAGCCCCGGCCCGATCGACTCCGGAATCCTGGAGAAGTCGATGCCCAAGGAGGCGGCCGAGCAGACGAAGGCCCAGATGGCCGCGGACAACCCGATGCTGCGCATGGGCACCCCCGCCGAGGTCGCCAGGGCGGTCGCGTTCCTCGCGTTCGACGCCACCTTCACCACGGGCGCCGAACTCGCCGTGGACGGCGGCGGCTCCCAGATCTGA